CGCACAGATCTTCGCCGCGCATTCCTTCAATGTCATCATTGCCGGACGCAATCTGCCGCGACTGCGGGAGGTCGCCGGGGAAGTGCACGGGCAAAACGGCGTCGAGACGCGCATCGTGGAGCAGGATCTTTCAGCCCCTGGCGCAGGAGCCAGGGTGTTCGAAGCTGTCGCGGACATTGAAGTAGACGTGCTCGTCAACAACGCGGGACTCGGGTTCTACGGCGACTTCGTGGATCGAACGCTTGAGGAGCA
This DNA window, taken from Verrucomicrobiia bacterium, encodes the following:
- a CDS encoding SDR family NAD(P)-dependent oxidoreductase, producing MNQWALITGASSGIGRELAQIFAAHSFNVIIAGRNLPRLREVAGEVHGQNGVETRIVEQDLSAPGAGARVFEAVADIEVDVLVNNAGLGFYGDFVDRTLEE